The proteins below are encoded in one region of Chthoniobacterales bacterium:
- a CDS encoding ATP-dependent 6-phosphofructokinase, whose amino-acid sequence MGSKRIGVLTSGGDCPGLNAVLRAVVRAADGLGWEVLGFRDGFEGLLPEGGDYMVLDRASTTGIMHTGGTLIGTTNRGHFVSKVRAGEKIGIPREIIAQARRTFDHLELDALIAIGGDGSLSTALQLSERGFPVIGVPKTIDNDLEATAMTFGFDSAVSCVTDSLDRLHTTATSHKRVMVLEVMGRHAGWIALYGGLAGGADVILIPEIPFQIDRVVEQVRLREAEGYKSTMIVVAEGASPRGGRQSRLQTSTGEYRLGGIGEMIGREIGERTRKDTRVCVLGHLQRGGAPTSLDRILGTRFGVQAVKLIQEEAFGSMVSYQNYQTRAVPLAHAVHRLRRVDPHGQMMETARAMGITFGD is encoded by the coding sequence ATGGGGTCGAAACGAATCGGAGTTCTCACCAGCGGCGGCGATTGCCCAGGGTTGAACGCCGTTCTTCGCGCCGTGGTGCGTGCCGCCGACGGCCTCGGCTGGGAGGTGCTCGGGTTTCGTGACGGATTCGAGGGGTTGCTGCCCGAGGGCGGCGATTACATGGTGCTCGATCGCGCCTCGACCACCGGCATCATGCACACCGGCGGCACCCTGATCGGCACGACCAACCGCGGCCATTTCGTGTCGAAGGTGCGCGCCGGCGAGAAGATCGGGATTCCGCGCGAGATCATCGCGCAGGCCCGGCGCACCTTCGATCACCTCGAGCTCGATGCCCTCATCGCCATTGGCGGCGACGGTTCCCTCTCGACGGCGCTGCAGCTTTCCGAGCGGGGATTTCCGGTGATCGGCGTCCCCAAGACGATCGACAACGACCTCGAGGCCACCGCGATGACCTTTGGCTTCGACTCCGCGGTGTCGTGCGTGACCGATTCGCTCGACCGGCTGCACACCACGGCCACCAGCCACAAGCGCGTGATGGTGCTCGAGGTGATGGGCCGCCACGCCGGCTGGATCGCCCTCTACGGCGGACTCGCCGGTGGCGCCGATGTGATTTTGATTCCCGAGATTCCTTTCCAGATCGATCGGGTTGTGGAGCAGGTGCGTCTTCGTGAAGCCGAGGGCTACAAGAGCACGATGATCGTCGTGGCCGAGGGGGCCAGCCCGCGCGGCGGCCGCCAGTCCCGCCTGCAGACCTCGACCGGCGAATACCGGCTGGGCGGCATCGGCGAAATGATCGGCCGCGAGATCGGCGAGCGCACGCGGAAGGACACCCGCGTGTGCGTGCTCGGGCATCTTCAGCGGGGTGGCGCCCCCACTTCGCTCGATCGCATTCTCGGCACCCGCTTCGGGGTGCAGGCCGTGAAACTCATCCAGGAAGAGGCGTTCGGCTCCATGGTGAGCTACCAGAATTACCAGACGCGCGCCGTGCCGCTCGCGCACGCCGTGCACCGCCTCCGTCGCGTGGATCCGCATGGGCAGATGATGGAAACCGCTCGCGCGATGGGCATCACCTTCGGCGACTAG
- a CDS encoding TlyA family RNA methyltransferase yields the protein MRLDALLVARGLFESRERAQRALMAGTVEIDGRRAGKPGDRVRTDAAVTVLEPEKYVSRGGLKLEAALDAFGIDPAGRECLDIGASTGGFTDCLLQRGAARVHALDVGRNQMHWRIRNDPRVVAREGINCRNLTAADIDGTPWLAVADVSFISLTLILPPAFELLDPDGCMVVLIKPQFELSRDAVGKGGIVSDPVSHAAAVEKIRAFVMEKMGRKWSGIIDSPILGMTGNREFLACIRP from the coding sequence ATGCGCCTCGACGCGCTGCTCGTCGCGCGAGGCCTCTTCGAATCCCGGGAACGCGCCCAGCGCGCCCTCATGGCGGGCACCGTGGAGATCGACGGCCGGCGCGCCGGCAAGCCGGGGGATCGCGTGCGCACGGATGCGGCCGTCACCGTGCTCGAGCCCGAGAAATACGTGAGCCGCGGCGGGCTGAAGCTCGAGGCGGCGCTCGATGCGTTTGGGATCGATCCCGCCGGGCGCGAGTGCCTGGACATTGGCGCGTCGACCGGCGGCTTCACCGATTGCCTGCTTCAGCGCGGTGCGGCGCGGGTGCATGCGCTCGACGTGGGCCGCAACCAGATGCACTGGCGCATCCGCAACGATCCCCGCGTGGTCGCGCGTGAGGGCATCAACTGCCGCAATCTCACCGCCGCGGACATCGATGGCACGCCCTGGCTCGCCGTCGCCGACGTGAGCTTTATTTCTTTGACCTTGATCCTGCCGCCCGCGTTTGAGTTGCTCGACCCCGATGGCTGCATGGTCGTGCTGATCAAACCGCAATTCGAACTTTCCCGCGACGCTGTCGGCAAGGGCGGCATCGTCAGCGATCCCGTCTCCCACGCCGCCGCGGTGGAGAAAATTCGCGCCTTCGTCATGGAAAAGATGGGCCGGAAATGGAGCGGCATCATCGACTCGCCGATCCTCGGCATGACCGGCAACCGCGAGTTTCTCGCCTGCATCCGCCCATGA